The window GAAATCTATAAAGAGTTAGAAGAGATATATGGATTTCAAAAGGATTTTTTTCAAAGAAAAGGTGTAAGTGAATATTATAGATTAGTAGATGGTAAAGGAAGAATAGGATTTATTAGTCCTATTAATAATTGCTTTTGTGAAAATTGTAACAAAATAAGATTGACTTCTACTGGTGAAATAAAAAGATGTTTAAATATGAAAAGTAATATTAATATAAAAGATTATTTAAAATCTGATGAAGAAATAGAAAATATTTTAAAGATTGAAATAAATAAAAAACCTGAAAAACATCTTTTTGGAAAAGAAAATATTGATGAAGAAAGAAAAAATATGAATGAGATAGGTGGATAAAATGTCAATGAAAGGTTTAAAAGGAGAAATTAAAGCTGTTTGTATCAGTGAAAAAAAGGGAACTGATAAAAAAAATATTCATGAATGCGAAATTATAGAGGGATTTGGATTAAAGAATGATGCACATGGAGGAAATTGGCATAGACAAATAAGCTTACTTTCTTATGAGAAAATAGAAGATTTTAAAAAAAGAGGTGGTAAAGTAATAGATGGTTCTTTTGGAGAAAATCTTATTGTTTCTGGTTTAGATTTAGTCAATATTCCTATTGGGACAAGATTAAAAATAAACGATATAGTTTTAGAAGTTACTCAAATAGGAAAAGAATGTCATTCTCATTGTGAAATATTTAAAAAAGTTGGTGATTGCATAATGCCAAGAGAGGGAATATTTGCAAAAGTTATTTCAGGTGGAATTATAAAAGAGGGAAATATTATTGAAATAATTTAGGAGGAAAAAATGGATTTTACACATTTTAATAAAGATGGGAAAGCTTATATGGTAGATGTAAGTGAAAAAAATAAAACTAAAAGAGAGGCTACAGCTTTTGGAAAAGTAAAAGTTTCAAAAGAAATTATTTCAAAACTTGTTAATAATCAGATGAAAAAAGGAGAG of the Fusobacterium sp. FSA-380-WT-3A genome contains:
- a CDS encoding MOSC domain-containing protein; amino-acid sequence: MSMKGLKGEIKAVCISEKKGTDKKNIHECEIIEGFGLKNDAHGGNWHRQISLLSYEKIEDFKKRGGKVIDGSFGENLIVSGLDLVNIPIGTRLKINDIVLEVTQIGKECHSHCEIFKKVGDCIMPREGIFAKVISGGIIKEGNIIEII